One part of the Marinobacter sp. M3C genome encodes these proteins:
- the moaB gene encoding molybdenum cofactor biosynthesis protein B — translation MSSKPSHELIPMNIAILTVSDTRGEDQDSSGQFLEDSVVEAGHNLIARRILPDDVYLMRALISGWIADPQVHAVVITGGTGFHERDSTPEALGPLLDKTIEGFGEEFRRLSAAEIGTSTIQSRAFGGLANHTVIFCLPGSTGACRTGWNGILATQLDSRHGPCNFSALVGRKPDRAMARLGQVIGKRAVR, via the coding sequence ATGAGCAGCAAGCCAAGCCACGAACTGATTCCTATGAATATTGCGATATTGACAGTGTCAGACACCCGCGGCGAAGATCAGGACAGTTCCGGTCAGTTTCTGGAAGACAGCGTGGTCGAGGCCGGCCACAATCTGATTGCGCGGCGCATTTTGCCAGACGATGTTTATTTGATGCGTGCGTTAATCAGCGGCTGGATAGCCGACCCACAGGTTCATGCCGTTGTTATTACCGGTGGCACCGGCTTTCATGAGCGCGACAGCACGCCAGAGGCCCTTGGGCCCTTGCTGGACAAAACCATTGAAGGTTTTGGTGAGGAATTCCGCCGGCTGTCAGCCGCAGAAATTGGCACCTCGACTATCCAGTCCCGGGCATTTGGCGGACTGGCCAATCATACGGTCATATTCTGCCTGCCTGGCTCTACCGGAGCCTGTCGCACCGGCTGGAACGGTATTCTGGCCACCCAGCTGGACAGCCGCCACGGCCCTTGCAACTTTTCGGCACTGGTCGGGCGCAAGCCAGATCGGGCAATGGCACGACTGGGGCAAGTGATTGGTAAACGCGCTGTGCGTTAG
- the mobA gene encoding molybdenum cofactor guanylyltransferase MobA: protein MNTDTSSSQAPLPVIGLLLAGGAGTRMDGKDKGMLHWRGRPMAAWVAEALRAATGSALISANRSLEEYSRLGDVFTDAPEFAGQGPLAGLLAGLQEADSRGYEAVLVCPCDTPGVTPALLRQLLQAWRSAPGRPVIARCDGRDHPLHGVYPVAMAAALKQQLCNDNRRVMMFAHSQQAQSVDCSGLSELFTNRNRPQDLEN, encoded by the coding sequence ATGAACACTGACACCAGCAGTTCCCAAGCCCCGTTGCCGGTTATTGGCCTGCTGCTGGCAGGAGGCGCGGGCACGCGTATGGATGGCAAAGACAAAGGCATGTTGCACTGGCGCGGCAGGCCTATGGCAGCATGGGTTGCAGAAGCTTTACGAGCCGCAACCGGCTCGGCGCTGATCAGCGCCAACCGTTCCCTCGAGGAATACAGCCGCTTGGGGGACGTGTTTACTGACGCTCCTGAGTTTGCCGGACAAGGGCCACTGGCGGGCCTGTTAGCAGGTTTGCAGGAGGCCGATTCCCGCGGATACGAGGCGGTTCTGGTGTGCCCTTGCGACACGCCGGGCGTTACCCCGGCGCTGCTGCGGCAGCTGTTACAGGCCTGGCGCAGCGCTCCCGGTCGGCCGGTGATAGCCCGGTGCGACGGGCGCGATCATCCGTTACACGGGGTTTATCCGGTGGCTATGGCGGCTGCGCTTAAGCAGCAGCTGTGTAACGATAACCGTCGGGTTATGATGTTTGCCCACAGCCAGCAGGCTCAATCGGTAGATTGTTCTGGGTTATCTGAGCTGTTCACCAACCGCAATCGGCCGCAAGACCTAGAGAATTGA
- a CDS encoding molybdenum cofactor biosynthesis protein MoaE, protein MPQKSSAGSQAVSSVSIQNADFDAAQEYAQLRDSGVGTGAIATFTGLVRDSGDRQGVTGLFLEHYPGMTEQIISDLITQAGQRWDVRKARVIHRIGHLPLKSQIVFVGVCSAHRGDAFAACEFIMDALKTSAPFWKKELTDTGEHWVEQKASDVARTEGW, encoded by the coding sequence ATGCCACAAAAGTCTTCTGCCGGTTCACAGGCTGTGTCCAGCGTCAGTATCCAAAACGCGGATTTTGATGCAGCACAAGAGTACGCGCAACTGCGCGACAGCGGCGTGGGCACAGGCGCCATTGCTACATTCACCGGGCTGGTGCGCGACAGCGGTGATCGCCAAGGCGTAACCGGGCTGTTTCTGGAACACTACCCAGGCATGACTGAACAGATCATTAGCGATTTAATTACACAGGCTGGCCAGCGCTGGGATGTGCGCAAAGCACGAGTGATACATCGCATAGGCCACTTGCCTCTAAAGTCACAGATTGTATTTGTAGGCGTATGCAGTGCCCACCGGGGCGATGCCTTTGCCGCCTGCGAGTTTATTATGGACGCGCTAAAAACATCGGCGCCGTTCTGGAAGAAAGAGCTGACCGACACAGGTGAGCATTGGGTCGAGCAGAAAGCATCAGACGTTGCGCGCACAGAAGGTTGGTAG
- a CDS encoding uroporphyrinogen-III synthase: protein MATLRPEPALLPLAGRRILICRPQPEADRLAMAFQAAGAQAECLPLIDRAPLALSAEHQAHIQNLDLFQHIVAASPYAARQLLEQIDAWWPQLPVGIHWYGVGAGTVAELSRYGITARRPVQGWTSEALLALPPLQNLEDQRVLLARGGEGRDLLQNTLRQRGAQITVLPLYQRFCPQYSAAQLAHALEGFNPDAVITLSGETLKNLVALCAKNDHNLYRKLLIVPVERVAEQAQAAGFINPHVPAGLTDNNIVASVTAQLTGRTVAL, encoded by the coding sequence ATGGCTACACTCCGACCTGAGCCTGCGCTACTGCCCCTTGCCGGGCGGCGCATTCTTATCTGCCGCCCGCAGCCAGAGGCTGATCGCCTGGCGATGGCCTTTCAGGCAGCCGGGGCACAGGCCGAGTGCTTACCGCTGATTGACCGCGCACCGCTGGCACTGAGCGCAGAACACCAGGCCCACATCCAAAACCTGGACCTGTTCCAGCATATTGTGGCGGCAAGCCCTTACGCTGCGCGCCAACTGCTGGAGCAGATTGATGCCTGGTGGCCGCAACTGCCCGTAGGCATTCACTGGTATGGCGTGGGCGCCGGCACCGTTGCTGAACTGTCACGTTACGGAATTACGGCTCGCAGGCCCGTACAAGGCTGGACCAGCGAAGCCTTGCTGGCGTTGCCGCCACTACAAAACCTGGAAGACCAGCGAGTTCTGCTCGCCCGCGGCGGCGAAGGTCGCGACTTATTGCAGAACACCCTGCGCCAGCGGGGCGCTCAAATAACTGTGCTACCCTTATATCAGCGCTTTTGTCCGCAGTATTCCGCGGCACAATTGGCGCATGCTCTAGAGGGCTTTAACCCGGACGCTGTGATTACCTTATCGGGTGAAACCCTGAAGAATCTCGTCGCGCTGTGTGCGAAGAACGACCATAATCTGTATCGAAAACTATTGATTGTGCCCGTAGAGCGGGTGGCCGAGCAGGCTCAGGCAGCCGGCTTCATTAACCCACACGTTCCAGCAGGCCTGACAGACAACAACATAGTGGCCAGTGTCACAGCACAACTCACTGGCCGGACGGTGGCCCTGTAA
- the moaD gene encoding molybdopterin converting factor subunit 1, with translation MLEQTLSVRFFARLREELGTEHLTMPAHAGQTAADLLATLANRGGPWAQLNTGQPVMIAINQAMAKPQSPVKPGDEVAFFPPVTGG, from the coding sequence ATGCTTGAGCAGACCCTTAGCGTCCGTTTTTTTGCCCGCTTGCGCGAAGAGCTGGGCACCGAACACTTAACCATGCCAGCACATGCAGGCCAGACCGCCGCAGACTTGCTGGCTACCTTGGCCAACCGCGGTGGGCCCTGGGCTCAGCTGAACACCGGCCAACCGGTGATGATCGCCATTAACCAGGCCATGGCAAAACCGCAATCGCCCGTTAAGCCAGGTGATGAAGTAGCGTTTTTCCCACCAGTGACAGGAGGTTAG
- the ubiD gene encoding 4-hydroxy-3-polyprenylbenzoate decarboxylase, producing MKYNDLRDFINQLEKLDELKRISVEVDPHLEMTEICDRTLRAGGPALLFENPKGYSMPVLANLFGTTRRVALGMGQENVTALRDIGKLLAFLKEPDPPKGFRDAIEKLPLFRQVMRMSPKVLRSAPCQDVVIEKDKVDLYQIPVQHCWPGDVGPLITWPLVITRGPLKERQNLGIYRQQVIGRNRLIMRWLSHRGGALDFRDWQKANPGQPYPVAVALGADPATILGAVTPVPDSLSEYAFAGLLRGSRTELVKAGLSDLQVPASAEIVLEGFIYPDDMAPEGPFGDHTGYYNEVGQFPVFTVERITHRKDPIYHSTYTGRPPDEPAILGVALNEVFIPILQKQFPEIVDFYLPPEGCSYRLAIVTMKKQYPGHAKRVMMGVWSFLRQFMYTKFVIVTDDDINARNWEDVIWAMTTRMDPARDTMMVENTPIDYLDFASPVSGLGSKMGMDATNKWPGETDREWGEPITMTPEVKQRVDELWDSLGITLPANSGVETVSGRPV from the coding sequence ATGAAATACAACGACCTGCGGGATTTTATCAACCAGCTGGAAAAGCTGGACGAACTCAAACGCATTTCAGTCGAAGTAGATCCTCACCTGGAAATGACCGAAATTTGCGACCGCACACTGCGTGCTGGCGGGCCGGCCTTGCTGTTTGAAAATCCTAAAGGGTATTCCATGCCGGTGCTGGCCAACCTGTTTGGCACCACTAGGCGGGTTGCTTTGGGTATGGGGCAAGAGAACGTTACCGCGCTGCGCGATATCGGCAAACTTCTGGCGTTTTTGAAAGAGCCTGATCCCCCCAAGGGTTTCAGAGACGCCATCGAAAAACTGCCGCTGTTCCGCCAGGTTATGCGCATGAGCCCTAAAGTTTTGCGCTCTGCACCCTGCCAGGACGTGGTGATTGAGAAAGACAAAGTCGACCTTTATCAGATACCCGTGCAGCACTGCTGGCCGGGGGATGTTGGCCCGCTAATTACCTGGCCGCTGGTCATTACCCGTGGTCCCCTTAAGGAACGCCAGAATCTGGGTATTTATCGCCAGCAAGTGATCGGGCGCAATCGCTTGATTATGCGCTGGCTTAGCCACCGTGGTGGTGCGCTGGATTTTCGTGACTGGCAGAAAGCCAATCCCGGCCAGCCGTATCCGGTGGCGGTCGCTCTTGGTGCGGATCCCGCAACGATTCTGGGCGCAGTGACGCCGGTGCCGGACTCGCTGTCAGAATACGCCTTTGCAGGTTTGCTTCGTGGCAGTCGTACCGAGTTAGTGAAGGCCGGATTGAGTGATCTGCAGGTGCCAGCAAGTGCCGAGATTGTGCTGGAAGGCTTTATTTACCCCGACGATATGGCACCGGAAGGCCCGTTTGGTGACCATACCGGTTATTACAACGAGGTTGGCCAGTTTCCGGTGTTCACGGTCGAGCGTATCACCCATCGTAAAGACCCGATTTACCACAGTACCTACACCGGTCGTCCGCCCGATGAGCCGGCAATTCTGGGTGTGGCGCTGAACGAAGTGTTCATCCCCATTCTGCAAAAGCAGTTTCCCGAGATTGTTGATTTCTATCTACCGCCAGAGGGCTGTTCATACCGCCTGGCGATCGTGACTATGAAAAAGCAATACCCGGGACACGCTAAACGGGTGATGATGGGTGTGTGGTCATTTCTGCGCCAGTTTATGTATACAAAGTTTGTTATCGTGACTGATGACGACATCAATGCCCGCAACTGGGAAGACGTTATCTGGGCCATGACTACCCGTATGGACCCGGCACGTGACACCATGATGGTGGAAAACACCCCCATCGACTATCTGGATTTTGCCTCACCGGTATCGGGCCTGGGCTCGAAAATGGGCATGGACGCGACGAATAAATGGCCTGGTGAAACCGACCGCGAGTGGGGTGAGCCCATCACCATGACTCCTGAGGTAAAACAGCGGGTGGATGAACTGTGGGATAGCCTGGGAATTACCTTGCCGGCGAATTCCGGGGTTGAAACTGTGTCCGGCCGCCCCGTCTAA
- a CDS encoding uroporphyrinogen-III C-methyltransferase: protein MPVTNTQKQLPAPITQQQQPERTRTWPLWLISIIALVLVLLLVLWNWQQWNNNQASQQVLKDLQQETAQLDSRYGERGSQQAQRLQSLTDAVAAQRELIATQQRQIDHNATTLLEAGNRTRTDWLLAEAEYLLRVANQRLLIEKDIKGAASALQAADDVLAESDDIGVYPVRQQLAREMLALKSIVAVDRTGLYLQLEAVIDSVHLLTDQALIHENAPGFMLTADTSDVNAGEPSMAVRAWQSFTRTLKEVVVVRRLDEQVKPLLSPDQSAYARLNLQLMLEEAELAVLRGNQALYQKSLEKARTTVQEWYNADNARIGALADTLGELASRNVDPELPDISRSLGLLKQRVAGRGANTNGDQDASANSDGQNGNVPVNGATGNGGNL from the coding sequence ATGCCCGTGACCAACACACAGAAACAACTCCCCGCCCCCATAACCCAGCAACAGCAGCCGGAGCGAACGCGTACCTGGCCGCTGTGGCTGATCAGCATAATTGCTTTGGTTCTGGTGCTGTTACTCGTGCTCTGGAACTGGCAGCAGTGGAATAACAATCAGGCCAGCCAGCAAGTTCTTAAAGACCTGCAACAGGAAACCGCCCAGCTTGATTCACGCTACGGTGAACGCGGCAGTCAGCAGGCTCAGCGCTTGCAGTCGCTGACCGACGCGGTGGCCGCACAGCGAGAACTGATTGCCACCCAACAGCGGCAGATAGACCACAATGCCACCACCCTGCTGGAAGCCGGTAATCGAACCCGCACCGACTGGCTGTTGGCCGAAGCCGAGTATCTGTTGCGGGTAGCCAACCAACGCCTGCTGATCGAGAAAGACATTAAAGGTGCGGCTTCTGCGCTGCAGGCCGCAGATGACGTATTGGCCGAATCGGATGATATCGGCGTGTATCCGGTGCGCCAACAATTAGCACGGGAAATGTTGGCACTAAAGAGCATTGTTGCGGTGGATAGAACAGGCCTGTACCTACAACTGGAAGCTGTTATAGACAGTGTTCACCTACTGACCGACCAGGCGCTGATTCATGAAAACGCGCCCGGCTTCATGCTCACAGCCGATACCTCCGACGTCAACGCGGGCGAGCCAAGCATGGCAGTTCGCGCCTGGCAATCATTCACCCGCACGCTCAAAGAGGTTGTTGTTGTGAGACGGCTGGACGAACAGGTAAAACCCTTGTTGTCGCCGGATCAATCCGCCTACGCCCGTCTGAATCTTCAGCTGATGCTGGAAGAAGCCGAACTGGCGGTCCTGCGCGGCAACCAGGCGCTTTATCAGAAGTCCCTGGAAAAAGCCCGTACCACGGTGCAGGAGTGGTATAACGCCGATAACGCCCGTATTGGCGCTCTGGCAGACACTTTGGGCGAGCTCGCCAGCCGCAATGTAGACCCTGAACTACCAGACATCAGCCGCTCTTTGGGACTGCTAAAACAGCGTGTTGCCGGCCGCGGCGCGAACACTAATGGCGATCAGGATGCCTCCGCAAACAGCGATGGACAGAATGGCAATGTGCCAGTCAATGGGGCCACCGGTAACGGAGGCAATTTATGA
- a CDS encoding 2Fe-2S iron-sulfur cluster-binding protein, which translates to MEDSYWVRLQPCGLEYRANAGDDLLSAAAAAGIAVPMACRNGVCEICEARMLAGTAVNTRNQNTLAVASRLMLCRTRALADVELEITSVIAAGSNPPRKVLAKVLDVRKLNHDIFRIELQLPRRRELSFHAGQYLAIHLDNAGPAYFSIASSPQQANIELNIQASPGWASGQIIVNALQVGAEVMVELPHGKACLAAIPKKPLLLIAAGTGFAQMKSLIEYLRSTDYNQPVVLFWGVRQRQDLYLQGLAEQWAIDWPPFRFVPVVGDNEDSEWSGHHDQLVHAVLGANVDLNNVEVHASGSPTMVYTLMDALKAAGMPANVFFSDVLEYAPRP; encoded by the coding sequence ATGGAGGACAGTTACTGGGTCCGGTTACAGCCTTGTGGGTTGGAGTACCGGGCCAATGCCGGTGACGATCTGCTTAGCGCCGCAGCAGCAGCAGGTATCGCAGTGCCCATGGCGTGCCGCAACGGTGTGTGCGAGATCTGTGAAGCCCGCATGCTTGCCGGCACGGCTGTAAACACGAGAAATCAAAATACACTAGCTGTTGCCAGCCGCCTGATGCTGTGTCGTACTCGGGCCCTGGCTGATGTGGAACTGGAGATAACGTCTGTGATCGCTGCTGGAAGTAATCCGCCGCGGAAAGTCCTTGCCAAAGTGCTGGACGTCCGCAAACTCAATCACGATATTTTCCGGATTGAACTGCAATTACCGCGGCGCCGCGAGCTGTCGTTCCATGCTGGCCAGTATTTGGCAATTCATCTCGATAACGCCGGCCCTGCCTATTTTTCCATTGCCAGCAGTCCGCAGCAGGCCAATATAGAATTGAACATTCAGGCTTCGCCGGGCTGGGCGTCGGGGCAGATTATTGTAAACGCGCTGCAAGTCGGCGCCGAAGTGATGGTGGAATTGCCTCATGGCAAAGCTTGTTTAGCGGCGATACCCAAAAAGCCGCTGCTATTAATCGCAGCAGGCACCGGATTCGCGCAAATGAAAAGCCTGATAGAGTACTTGCGCAGCACTGATTACAACCAACCGGTGGTGTTGTTCTGGGGCGTGCGCCAGCGACAGGATTTGTATTTACAAGGCCTGGCCGAGCAATGGGCGATAGACTGGCCGCCATTTCGCTTTGTGCCGGTGGTGGGTGATAACGAAGACAGCGAATGGTCGGGCCACCACGACCAGTTGGTGCACGCCGTGCTTGGGGCAAACGTTGATTTGAATAATGTGGAAGTACACGCCAGTGGCTCGCCCACCATGGTATATACCTTGATGGACGCCCTAAAAGCCGCCGGCATGCCGGCTAACGTGTTCTTTTCAGATGTGCTGGAATATGCTCCGCGGCCATAG
- the trxA gene encoding thioredoxin TrxA encodes MSANIVNVTDASFEQDVLQSDVPVLVDYWAEWCGPCKMIAPVLEEIAEEYAGKLKVCKLNIDENEQTPPKFNIRGIPTLMLFKNGNVDATKVGALSKSQLAAFLDSNL; translated from the coding sequence ATGAGCGCAAATATTGTTAACGTAACCGATGCTTCCTTTGAACAGGACGTACTGCAGTCTGATGTGCCGGTACTGGTGGATTACTGGGCTGAGTGGTGTGGCCCGTGTAAAATGATCGCGCCGGTGCTGGAGGAAATTGCCGAGGAATACGCCGGCAAGCTGAAAGTCTGCAAGCTCAACATTGACGAGAACGAGCAAACGCCACCTAAGTTCAACATTCGTGGTATTCCTACGTTGATGCTGTTCAAAAATGGCAATGTGGACGCGACCAAAGTGGGTGCTTTGTCTAAGTCCCAGCTGGCAGCGTTTCTGGACAGCAATCTCTGA
- the glp gene encoding gephyrin-like molybdotransferase Glp: protein MAAVDLTPVEDAIQHLLTLAAPPAAVELAPVHRTLGRVLARDYTVPADVPPADNSAVDGYALRAEDFRPGKPLLISARIPAGQAPGALVAGTAARIFTGSEIPLGADTVVMQERTKVDADGMLIDGNVKLDQNIRRRGQDLAAGDLALAQGTLIRPQEMGLLASMGIAEVEVFEKLKVAILTTGDELVDPGTPLEAGQIYNTNRYTLLGLLDQAGCEVVLCESLADTREGTRSTLQRAAKAADLVITSGGVSVGEEDHVRAVLEEFGQLSLWRMAIKPGKPLAFGDIGGTPVLGLPGNPAAVLVTFLVVGMPYIRQRQGRLHIHPLGQQVAAGFSVGSASVRREYVRARLEQNQGNTVIKAFPNQSSGVLSSACWADGLAAVPEHSTLSPGDIITYFPFSELVS, encoded by the coding sequence ATGGCCGCCGTCGATCTGACCCCCGTTGAAGATGCCATACAGCATTTGCTAACCCTTGCCGCACCGCCAGCGGCGGTTGAGCTTGCCCCGGTTCACCGCACTCTGGGCCGGGTGTTGGCTCGAGATTACACCGTGCCCGCCGATGTGCCGCCAGCGGATAACAGCGCGGTAGACGGCTATGCTTTGCGCGCAGAGGATTTTCGGCCTGGAAAGCCGCTTTTGATTTCGGCGCGCATTCCTGCAGGCCAGGCACCAGGGGCACTGGTTGCCGGCACCGCCGCGCGGATTTTTACTGGCTCCGAAATTCCATTAGGTGCCGATACCGTTGTGATGCAGGAACGTACAAAGGTGGATGCCGATGGCATGCTGATCGACGGCAATGTGAAGCTCGATCAGAATATCCGCCGTCGCGGCCAGGACCTGGCCGCGGGCGACTTGGCTCTGGCCCAAGGCACTTTGATTCGCCCCCAGGAAATGGGCCTGCTGGCCAGCATGGGCATTGCCGAGGTTGAAGTGTTCGAAAAGCTTAAAGTGGCGATACTCACCACCGGAGATGAACTGGTTGACCCAGGCACACCGCTCGAAGCCGGTCAGATCTACAACACCAACCGCTACACGTTGTTGGGCCTGCTGGATCAAGCGGGCTGTGAAGTGGTGCTGTGTGAGAGTTTGGCGGACACACGCGAGGGTACCCGATCAACTCTGCAGCGGGCAGCAAAGGCCGCCGATCTAGTGATCACTAGTGGCGGCGTGTCTGTGGGTGAGGAAGACCATGTGCGCGCAGTATTGGAAGAATTCGGCCAGCTCTCACTGTGGCGCATGGCGATCAAGCCCGGCAAACCGCTGGCGTTTGGCGATATCGGCGGCACTCCGGTACTGGGCTTGCCCGGTAATCCGGCGGCGGTGCTGGTCACATTTTTAGTGGTGGGTATGCCGTATATTCGCCAACGCCAGGGGCGCCTACACATCCATCCGTTAGGCCAGCAAGTCGCGGCCGGGTTCAGCGTCGGTTCTGCCTCCGTACGACGGGAATATGTGCGCGCGCGGCTGGAGCAGAACCAGGGCAATACAGTCATTAAAGCGTTCCCCAACCAGAGTTCCGGTGTTCTCAGTTCAGCCTGCTGGGCTGACGGCCTGGCAGCGGTGCCGGAACACAGCACTCTAAGCCCTGGCGACATCATCACTTACTTTCCGTTTTCTGAATTGGTGAGCTGA
- a CDS encoding heme biosynthesis HemY N-terminal domain-containing protein yields MIGLLVIIVLALLLGTGLAFGLQYDLGYIRVSFGNYLVETNFWVGLALLVVLVVLTVMLIGLVRRLRNGTSLMSGWIARGKERRARRRTTQGLLALAEGNWPRAKKMLTSSASNADTPLINYLAAAQASFECGDHEAVDELLRKAFESTPGSDMAVGITQAQLQLAGNRVEQALATLLRLRKQSPHHPFVLKLLKNAYLRLEDWRELSKLLPELRKRNILVPAELDDLERQTWHNLLEKAASNCRKEQANNPAASLDSFTGLWDQLPSSMRRDERTIFNYTSLLAGLGEEAQAEILLRKVLRNHWSDELINLYGRVQSQAPDEQLLLAEQWLKDRPNNAELLLALGRLSLRNELWGKAREYFETSLKLQRKRETLAELSRLNAHMGHDTASINLLMQSLEKDNGLPRLPMPKA; encoded by the coding sequence ATGATAGGTTTGCTGGTCATTATTGTACTGGCACTGCTGCTGGGAACCGGGCTGGCGTTCGGCCTGCAGTATGACTTAGGCTACATTCGAGTCAGCTTTGGCAATTATCTGGTCGAAACCAACTTTTGGGTAGGCCTGGCACTGCTGGTGGTATTGGTTGTACTGACAGTCATGCTGATTGGCCTGGTGCGGCGTTTACGCAACGGCACCAGCCTGATGTCGGGTTGGATAGCCCGCGGCAAAGAGCGCCGTGCGCGCCGCCGCACCACTCAAGGACTTTTGGCGCTAGCCGAAGGCAACTGGCCGCGAGCAAAAAAGATGCTGACATCATCGGCAAGCAACGCTGATACGCCGCTGATCAACTATCTGGCAGCGGCACAGGCCTCGTTTGAATGCGGTGACCACGAAGCGGTAGACGAACTGCTGCGCAAAGCGTTTGAGAGCACGCCGGGGTCTGATATGGCCGTCGGCATTACCCAGGCCCAGCTGCAGCTGGCGGGCAACCGGGTGGAACAGGCCCTGGCTACGTTGCTGCGCCTGCGCAAGCAGTCGCCTCATCATCCGTTTGTACTCAAGCTATTGAAAAACGCCTATTTACGTTTGGAAGACTGGCGCGAGCTGTCGAAATTGTTACCGGAATTGCGCAAGCGCAACATTCTTGTTCCGGCCGAACTGGACGATCTTGAGCGCCAGACCTGGCACAATCTTTTGGAAAAGGCTGCCAGCAACTGCCGTAAGGAACAAGCCAATAACCCCGCCGCCAGCCTGGACTCTTTCACCGGTCTGTGGGATCAGTTACCCAGCTCTATGCGCCGTGACGAACGCACAATCTTCAATTACACCAGCCTTCTGGCTGGTCTGGGGGAAGAGGCGCAGGCTGAAATACTGCTGCGCAAGGTGCTGCGTAATCACTGGAGCGACGAGCTGATTAATCTTTACGGCCGAGTACAAAGCCAGGCGCCTGACGAGCAACTGCTGCTGGCCGAACAGTGGCTGAAAGACCGCCCAAATAACGCCGAACTGCTGCTGGCATTGGGTCGGTTGAGCTTGCGCAATGAGCTGTGGGGGAAAGCACGAGAATACTTTGAAACCAGCCTGAAACTGCAGCGCAAGCGTGAAACCCTAGCCGAGCTAAGCCGCTTGAACGCTCACATGGGGCACGACACCGCCAGCATAAATCTGCTGATGCAGAGCCTGGAAAAGGATAACGGCCTGCCCCGCCTGCCTATGCCAAAAGCCTGA
- the rho gene encoding transcription termination factor Rho codes for MNLTELKQNSMPELLEIAQEMGLDNLARSRKQDVIFTILKRHAKGGEDIYGDGVLEILQDGFGFLRSADASYLAGPDDIYVSPSQIRRFNLRTGDTVSGKIRPPKDGERYFALLKVSEINFDKPDNARNKILFENLTPLFPDERMHLEAGNGSTEDLSSRVLDLVAPIGKGQRGLIVSPPKAGKTLLMQSIAQSITRNHPECHIIVLLIDERPEEVTEMQRTVRGEVIASTFDEPPARHVQVAEMVIEKAKRLVEHKKDVVILLDSITRLARAYNTVIPSSGKVLTGGVDAHALEKPKRFFGAARNVEEGGSLTILATALVNTGSKMDEVIYEEFKGTGNMEIHLDRKIAEKRTYPAINIRSSGTRREDLLMSEADIQKVWILRKLLHSMDDDTAAIEFLLDKLKDTKTNDEFFQSMKRR; via the coding sequence ATGAATCTTACTGAACTCAAACAGAATTCCATGCCCGAATTGCTCGAAATTGCGCAAGAAATGGGTCTCGATAATCTTGCACGCTCACGCAAGCAAGACGTTATCTTCACCATACTCAAGCGCCACGCCAAAGGCGGAGAAGACATCTACGGCGATGGCGTACTGGAAATTCTACAGGACGGTTTTGGTTTCCTCCGTTCTGCCGATGCTTCCTACCTGGCGGGTCCTGACGACATTTACGTGTCACCCAGCCAGATTCGCCGCTTTAACCTCCGCACTGGCGACACCGTTTCCGGGAAAATTCGCCCGCCGAAGGACGGCGAGCGCTATTTTGCGCTGTTGAAGGTCAGCGAAATCAACTTCGACAAACCCGATAACGCCCGTAACAAGATCCTGTTTGAAAACCTGACTCCGTTGTTCCCAGACGAGCGCATGCATCTGGAAGCCGGTAACGGCAGCACGGAGGACTTGTCTTCCCGCGTATTGGATCTGGTTGCGCCTATTGGTAAGGGCCAGCGTGGTTTGATTGTGTCGCCGCCCAAGGCCGGTAAAACCCTGCTAATGCAGAGTATTGCCCAGTCAATCACCCGTAACCATCCGGAATGCCACATTATTGTGCTGCTGATTGACGAGCGCCCGGAAGAAGTAACGGAAATGCAGCGCACCGTGCGCGGCGAAGTGATTGCGTCAACCTTTGACGAGCCACCAGCCCGCCACGTACAAGTGGCAGAAATGGTTATTGAAAAAGCCAAGCGCCTGGTTGAACACAAAAAAGACGTGGTTATCCTGCTGGATTCAATCACCCGTCTGGCCCGTGCCTATAACACCGTGATCCCGTCCTCCGGCAAAGTACTGACCGGTGGTGTTGACGCCCACGCCTTGGAAAAACCCAAGCGTTTCTTCGGCGCCGCGCGTAATGTTGAAGAAGGCGGCAGCCTGACCATTCTGGCCACCGCTCTGGTGAACACCGGTTCCAAAATGGACGAAGTGATTTATGAAGAATTCAAAGGCACCGGCAATATGGAGATCCACCTGGATCGCAAGATTGCCGAGAAGCGTACCTATCCGGCCATCAACATCCGCAGCTCCGGCACCCGCCGCGAAGACCTGCTGATGAGCGAAGCCGATATCCAGAAAGTATGGATACTGCGCAAGCTACTGCACTCTATGGACGACGACACCGCAGCAATCGAGTTTTTGTTGGATAAGTTGAAAGACACCAAGACGAACGACGAGTTCTTCCAGTCTATGAAGCGCCGCTAA